The Synechococcus sp. M16.1 genome includes the window AGACGACGATGCGGCGGCAACCATGACAGGAAAGGGGGATCCTGCCGTCATGATCGCCTTTGAACCGCCGGCGCCCGTGGCCGTTCCACCCAGTGATCCCGAGATTCGCCAGCGACTGCGGCTGCAGTCGATCGGTTGGGCGCTGGCTGCCGGCATCAGCGCAGGGCTGCTGAGCTTGCCCTGGGGTCTGGAAGCTGCGGTGCGTTCGGGCGGTTGTGGCCTCTTTTACGGCCTGCTGGCTTTCCACCTGCAACGGGTGGACCCTGATGACGGGCATTTGCAGGCGGGTCTGGTGGGGGCGGTCTGCGGGTTGCGCAGCCTCGGCATGCCCCTACCCCTTGACAACTGGCAGGTCGATGGCCTGGCATCATTACTACTGGAGCTACTTCAGGCCTGGCTGCCGTTGATCGGCAGTGCTCTCCTGCTCCACGGCACCCTCCGCTTCCTGCCCGCGTCGCGGCCATGAGCCTGCTGCACGCCACCTGGCTTCCCGCCATCCGCACCTCCAGCAGTTCCGGTCAACCGGCACTGCTTGTTTGGGCTGACACCTGGCGGGTGGCCACACCGGAAGGCCCCGGCCTCACCCCCGCGCTGCACCCCTTCACCCTCAGCCATGAAGACCTCAGGGCCTGGCTGAGCGAACGCGACCTTTTGCCGGGCGGCTGCATTGATGCCACGGCCTGTCTCACCCTGCCGAGCCGCACGGTGAAGCCGCGCAAAAGCCGCAGCAAAAAAGAGGAGCCAACACCGGAACCACCTGGCTGGACCGGGCTACCGATGCAGGCCGGCGAACCGATCCCCAAGCAAACCGAATGGTGGCCCTGGCAGGTGCAAGGGCTCGCGGTGGAACCATCAGCTGCGACGGAGTGGCTGTCCCGATTGCCCCTCTCCGGCACCAATCCAGACCTGGCTGACGAGCTGCGCTGGTGGAGCCATCTACAGCGCTGGGCCCTGAGCCTGGTGGCCCGGGGCCGCTGGATTCCCCAGATGGAGCTCAGCAAAGGGGAGGGTTATCCGCATCGGGCCCGCTGGGTGCCGCTGCTCAACCGGGAAGAAGACCGGCGCCGGCTGGAGGATCTGGCGGCCAGCCTGCCGCTTGTGGCCACCTGTGCCTTGCCCTGGCGAGAACCCCTTGGGCGCCGCAGCAACCGCACCACCCGGTTGCGACCGGAGGCCATGCGGGCCGCCAACCCTGTGGCCAGCTGCCGGCCCCGCAGCGGACGCCTGCGGGTGGCGACGCTGCTGGAAGACCTGGTGGACGCGCAGCTGCGCAAGGACTTTGAACCATCCACCGATGGGCTTAATCCCCTGCTGACCCTCTGGCAGGAGGCCCTGGGGTCGGAGACCGGGGTGATCGAGATCGGTGATGAAGAGGCCGAACGCCTGGCCACCGCCAGCCATCACTGGAGGGAAGGCATCGCCGGCGGTTTTGCTGCGGCCCGCACCTGCCTTGAGCTGCACACCCCGCCGGATGGGGAAGATCTCTGGGAGCTGCGCTTCGGGCTGCAGGCGGAAGCCGACCCCAGCCTGAAGCTCCCGGCAGCCGCAGCCTGGGCCTCCGGCGCCGAGATGCTGCAACTCGGGGAGATCCAGGTGGATCAACCGGGCGAAGTGCTGCTGGAGGGCCTGGGACGAGCCCTCACGGTGTTCCCACCGATCGAACGGGGGCTGGAGAGCGCGACGCCGGACACGATGCAGCTGACCCCTGCCGAAGCCTTCGTGCTGGTGCGCACGGCTGCCCGCCAGCTGCGGGATGCCGGCGTGGGGGTGGAGCTGCCGCCGAGCCTCTCCGGCGGCCTGGCCAGCCGGCTGGGCCTGTCGATCAAGGCCGAACTCCCGGAACGCTCCCGCGGCTTCACCCTGGGCGAATGTCTGGACTGGGAGTGGGATCTGATGATCGGCGGGGTGACGCTCACCCTGCGGGAACTGGAGCGTCTGAGCGGCAAGCGCAGCCCCTTGGTGCGCCACAAGGGGGCCTGGATCGAACTGCGGCCCAACGACCTCAAGAACGCCGAACGCTTCTGTGGCGCGAAACCGGAACTGAGCCTCGATGACGCGCTGCGGCTGACAGGAACGGAAGGGGAACTGCTGATGCGGATGCCGGTGCATCGCTTCGACGCCGGCCCAAGGCTCCAGTCGGTGCTGGAGCAATACCACCAGCAGAAGGCGCCCGATCCCCTGCCGGCTCCTGAGGGATTCAGCGGTCAGCTGCGGCCCTATCAGGAGCGGGGCCTCGGCTGGCTCGCCTTCCTGCACCGCTTCGACCAGGGGGCCTGCCTGGCTGACGACATGGGCTTGGGCAAAACCATCCAGCTGCTGGCGTTTCTGCAGCACCTCAAAGCAGAGCAGGAACTGAAGCGCCCGGTGCTGCTGGTGGCCCCCACCTCGGTGCTCACCAACTGGCGACGGGAGGCGGAATCGTTCACCCCGGAGTTGAGGGTCACCGAGCATTACGGCCCCCGCCGCCCCTCCACACCGGCCGAACTCAAGAAAGCGTTGAAGGAGGTGGATCTGGTGCTCACCAGTTACGGACTCCTGCAACGGGACAGCGAACTGCTGGAAACCCAGGACTGGCAGGGGGTGGTGATTGACGAAGCCCAGGCGATCAAGAACCCCGGCGCCAAACAGAGCCAGGCCGCCCGGGATCTGGCCCGACCCGGCCGCAGCAAAAGCAACCGCTTCCGCATCGCCCTCACCGGCACCCCCGTGGAGAACCGGGTGAGCGAACTGTGGGCCTTGATGGACTTCCTCAACCCCAAGGTGCTGGGGGAAGAGGACTTCTTCCGCCAGCGCTACCGGATGCCGATCGAGCGGTATGGGGACATGTCGTCCCTGCGGGACCTCAAAGGCCGCGTGGGTCCGTTCATCCTGCGCCGGCTGAAAACAGACAAAACGATCATTTCCGATCTGCCGGAGAAGGTGGAGCTGAGCGAATGGGTGGGGCTGAGCAAGGAGCAGAAATCCCTGTACAGCAAGACCGTGGAAGACACCCTCGATGCCATTGCACGGGCACCGCGCGGGCAGCGCCACGGGCAGGTGCTGGCCCTGCTCACCCGGTTGAAACAGATCTGCAACCACCCCGCCCTGGCCCTGAGCGAAGGGGCCGTGGACGATGGCTTCCTGGGCCGTTCGGCCAAGCTGCAGCGGCTTGAGGAAATCCTCGATGAGGTGATCGAAGCGGGCGATCGGGCCCTGCTGTTCACCCAGTTCGCCGAATGGGGGCATCTGCTGCAGGCCTGGATGCAGCAGCGCTGGAAATCAGAGGTGCCCTTCCTGCACGGCGGCACCCGCAAGAGCGAGCGCCAGGCGATGGTGGATCGCTTCCAGGAGGATCCCCGCGGTCCGCAGTTGTTCTTGCTCTCGTTGAAAGCAGGTGGTGTGGGCCTCAACCTCACCCGGGCCAGCCACGTGTTCCACATCGACCGCTGGTGGAACCCAGCTGTGGAGAACCAGGCCACCGACCGGGCCTATCGGATCGGCCAGACCAACCGGGTGATGGTGCACAAATTCATCACCAGCGGCTCGGTGGAGGAAAAGATCGATCGCATGATCCGCGAAAAATCACGCCTGGCTGAGGATGTGATCGGCTCCGGCGAGGATTGGCTGGGAAGCCTCGGTGGCGATCAATTGCGCGATCTCGTCGCCTTGGAGGACACCTGACCATGACCCTCAGCAACGGCAGCAGCAACGGCATCACCGCCATCGGCGACGACGGCCTGGGCCAACAGCCCTGGTGGGTGGAGCAGTGGATGGAGCTGATCAACGGCTACCGCTTCAAGAAACGGTTGGAGCGGGCCTGGGGCTACGCCCGTGAAGGCCATGTGACCTCGATCCGCTTCGAAGGCCGCCGCGTGCATGCCCGCGTTCAGGGCACCGATGAAGCGCCCTACAAGGTGAAGCTCTGGCTGGATGTGCTCAACGATGAGGACTGGGGCTATGTGCTGGAAGCGCTGACCCAGAAAGCCCGCTGGTCGGCCCAGCTGCTGGCGGGGATCATGCCCTCCGACATCGAACGGGCCTTTGCCGCCAGCGGCAAACGCCTGTTCCCGTTCAAGTTGCAGGAGGTGCGCAGCGAGTGCAGCTGCCCCGACAAAGCCAACCCCTGCAAACACATCAGCGCGGTGTATTTCCTGATGGGGGATCGCTTCAGTGAAGACCCCTTCGTGCTGTTCCAACTGCGGGGCCGCAACCGGGCTCGGCTGCTGGAAGACCTGGCAGAGCACCGGCGCAAGGCCCTGGCCGAGCGGGCGGCGGCAGCCAAGGAGGAGAACAAAGCCAGCACATCTGAAGAGGCAACACCGCTGCCGCCCCATGCGGCGGTGCAGGACCCGGCCCTGTGGTGGCGCTACAACCGCAGCCTCGATGGCGACCTGGTGGTGATCACCCCAGCCATGGAGGGCGACACGGGCCTCGATGCCGCCGGAGAGCTGCCGCTGGCCGAAGACCCACGCTTCGCCGATGCGCGCAGCACCTTCCTGAACAACCTCAAGGCCCATGGCCAGGCCAGTGCCCAGAAGGCGATGCTGCAGGCCATGGCAGCCGGCAGCTGACGCGGAGCAGAGCCATGGCCCGTGAAGCCGCCTGGCTCACCGCCGACAAACAAAGGCTCGCCGCAGTGCTGCTGCAATCGCATCAACGGGCCTTCAGCAGGCCGCTGATCGCCTCCGCCCAACCGGGCCAGCCGAAGCGGCTGCTTTGCCAGAACCTGTTTGCCTGCGGCTTTCCGGTGCTGGCTCACGGCACTGAGCAGGATCCCTCACTCAGTTACGCCAACGCTGCGGCCCTGCAGCTGTGGGACAGCCACTGGGATGGGCTGATTGGCATGCCCTCACGGCTCACCGCCCCGGACAGCGAACGGGCGGAACGCAGCAGCGCCCTGGGCCAGGCCAAACGCCTCGATGCCGTGCAGAACTATCGCGGCATTCGCATCAGCCGCAAAGGGCGGCGATTCATGATCAACAAGGCCCGGATCTGGACCCTCTGGGATGCAGAAGAGCGGATCTGCGGCCAGGCGGCCTGCTTCAGCGACTGGTGGTGGCTTTAAGGAGATTCGGTTTCAACACCATCCCTGTGGTGCCAGCCGAACCTGGTGGTACAGACCGAATCAAAACGGACGGTTCTCACGCTTCTGGTTCTCATCCAAGCGGCGCAGATTGTGATGGCGGGCGATCAACCCAGTCCGCAGATGTTCATTCTTCGGAGCCACCATCATGCTGACCCTGCGCCAATCCCCCTTTGATCTGTTCGAGCGTCTCGAACAACAACTGGCCACCGCTGAGCGCGTTCCCAACGCCGAAATCCGCGAAACCGAGACCAGCTACACCGTGCAACTGGAACTGCCCGGGGTGGACCGCGACTCGATCGACGTCAAGGCCACCGATCGCAACCTGGTGATCAGCGCTGAACGCCCAGCCACAGGCAGCGATGACAGCAACGCACCGCTGCTGAGCGAATTCCGCAGCGGCACCTGGAGCCGCAGCTTCCGTTTCCCCCAGAGCCTCGATCGCGACCAGCTCAAGGCCAGTTATCGGGACGGCATTCTTGAAATCAACGCCGGCAAAGCGGTGGAACACACCAGCGTTTCGGTGAAGGTGGAGAGCTGATCAGGTCCTGAATCAGAACCTGAGCACTAAGCCTTGAGCTGGACAAGCCCAACACACCAAGACAAGAAGAACGGAAGCCCAACCCCTGCCAACGGCAGGGGTTTTTTGTTGAAGCAAGGGCGAAATCAGCCGCCGAGGCCGAGGAAGAAACGGCCGATGAACAGCAGGCTGAAGCCACTGAAAAACACCAGACCGAACCAGCAGAAGGCCTGGGTGAGCCGCCCATAACGGTGCGCCACTGGAACCAAGGGGCTGTTGATCGTGTCCATGGCCATCCAGGCGAACAGAGGAGCGGTGAGGAAGCTGCCGGTCATCGCCCCGAAGACGAAATCCTTCACGCCGATTCCGCCGCTCTTGGCCACCACCAGCGCCAGCACAGCGGCCAGGAAATGCACGATCACCCAGATGTCGAAGCGACGCTGCATGGGCCCCGGCGCTGAATCTCCACTGTCGTGATGACGCAGCAGCCCCTAAATCGCCGCAATGCTGCGGGGATAGGCATCCAGGCAGGTGAGGGTGGTGCTGAACATGGCGGAAAA containing:
- a CDS encoding DEAD/DEAH box helicase; amino-acid sequence: MSLLHATWLPAIRTSSSSGQPALLVWADTWRVATPEGPGLTPALHPFTLSHEDLRAWLSERDLLPGGCIDATACLTLPSRTVKPRKSRSKKEEPTPEPPGWTGLPMQAGEPIPKQTEWWPWQVQGLAVEPSAATEWLSRLPLSGTNPDLADELRWWSHLQRWALSLVARGRWIPQMELSKGEGYPHRARWVPLLNREEDRRRLEDLAASLPLVATCALPWREPLGRRSNRTTRLRPEAMRAANPVASCRPRSGRLRVATLLEDLVDAQLRKDFEPSTDGLNPLLTLWQEALGSETGVIEIGDEEAERLATASHHWREGIAGGFAAARTCLELHTPPDGEDLWELRFGLQAEADPSLKLPAAAAWASGAEMLQLGEIQVDQPGEVLLEGLGRALTVFPPIERGLESATPDTMQLTPAEAFVLVRTAARQLRDAGVGVELPPSLSGGLASRLGLSIKAELPERSRGFTLGECLDWEWDLMIGGVTLTLRELERLSGKRSPLVRHKGAWIELRPNDLKNAERFCGAKPELSLDDALRLTGTEGELLMRMPVHRFDAGPRLQSVLEQYHQQKAPDPLPAPEGFSGQLRPYQERGLGWLAFLHRFDQGACLADDMGLGKTIQLLAFLQHLKAEQELKRPVLLVAPTSVLTNWRREAESFTPELRVTEHYGPRRPSTPAELKKALKEVDLVLTSYGLLQRDSELLETQDWQGVVIDEAQAIKNPGAKQSQAARDLARPGRSKSNRFRIALTGTPVENRVSELWALMDFLNPKVLGEEDFFRQRYRMPIERYGDMSSLRDLKGRVGPFILRRLKTDKTIISDLPEKVELSEWVGLSKEQKSLYSKTVEDTLDAIARAPRGQRHGQVLALLTRLKQICNHPALALSEGAVDDGFLGRSAKLQRLEEILDEVIEAGDRALLFTQFAEWGHLLQAWMQQRWKSEVPFLHGGTRKSERQAMVDRFQEDPRGPQLFLLSLKAGGVGLNLTRASHVFHIDRWWNPAVENQATDRAYRIGQTNRVMVHKFITSGSVEEKIDRMIREKSRLAEDVIGSGEDWLGSLGGDQLRDLVALEDT
- a CDS encoding SWIM zinc finger family protein encodes the protein MTLSNGSSNGITAIGDDGLGQQPWWVEQWMELINGYRFKKRLERAWGYAREGHVTSIRFEGRRVHARVQGTDEAPYKVKLWLDVLNDEDWGYVLEALTQKARWSAQLLAGIMPSDIERAFAASGKRLFPFKLQEVRSECSCPDKANPCKHISAVYFLMGDRFSEDPFVLFQLRGRNRARLLEDLAEHRRKALAERAAAAKEENKASTSEEATPLPPHAAVQDPALWWRYNRSLDGDLVVITPAMEGDTGLDAAGELPLAEDPRFADARSTFLNNLKAHGQASAQKAMLQAMAAGS
- a CDS encoding MEKHLA domain-containing protein; this encodes MAREAAWLTADKQRLAAVLLQSHQRAFSRPLIASAQPGQPKRLLCQNLFACGFPVLAHGTEQDPSLSYANAAALQLWDSHWDGLIGMPSRLTAPDSERAERSSALGQAKRLDAVQNYRGIRISRKGRRFMINKARIWTLWDAEERICGQAACFSDWWWL
- a CDS encoding Hsp20/alpha crystallin family protein: MLTLRQSPFDLFERLEQQLATAERVPNAEIRETETSYTVQLELPGVDRDSIDVKATDRNLVISAERPATGSDDSNAPLLSEFRSGTWSRSFRFPQSLDRDQLKASYRDGILEINAGKAVEHTSVSVKVES